Part of the Pseudomonas sp. ADAK13 genome is shown below.
ACTTGCGGGTGCGCGAAGCCTTTGTGCGCAGCTCCGACATCGAGGGTGCGTTGAAGAGTGTGTACTTCAACGAATTCCCCCGCGCCGGTGGCCCGTTGAGCCCGGCCACGCGCTTCTACAACCCGGAGTTCCAGCACGCCCAGGATTACGACCCGGCCCGGGCCGCGCAATTGCTCGACCAGGCCGGCTGGACCCAACGCGACAGCGAGGGCTACCGCACCAAGGACGGCAAGCGCCTGCAAGTCCATGTGGTGATGGGCAACCGCACGCCACCGTCGGAATACACCCTGTGGGAGCAGGTACAGGCCACCACCCGGCAGGCCGGCTTCGAGCTGATCGTCGACCAGATGAGCGACGTGCAGGCCACCAAGCGCCAGGCCGACTGGGACTACGACATTCGCCTCGGCTACTGGAACACCAACACCGCCGACGTGCTGCGGATCATCTTTGGCAGCGAGTTCATTCGCCCCGCAGGTGTGGGGGGCTACCACCAGAACACTGCTGGCTTCAGTGACCCGGCTTTCGACACGCTGATCCAGCAGGCCCTCACCACCCAAGACAGCGAGCAGCGCCGGGCCCTGTATTACCAGGCGCAGAAAATCGCTTCCAGCCAGTACCTGCAATTGACCACCTACCCGCAAAGCACGCGGCTGGGTATCTACAAGACCACCCAGGGCGTGCGGCTGGAGCCGTCGCTGGCGGTGACCTATCTCTATGACGCATGGGTGAACAAATGAGCAGTCCATCACTTGCCAACCCACGGCGCGAGCGCCTGGCCCGGCTCGGCAAACGTGCGCTGTGGCGCCTTGCCGGCGGGGTGCTGGTGCTCTGGGCGGTGGCCACGCTGACCTTCTTTGCCTTGCGCCTGATGCCCGGTGATCCGGTGCAGGCGATCCTTGGCGGCCCGAGCGGCAACCCCACCCCGGAGACCATCGCCGAGGCCACCCGCGAGTACGGCCTCGACAAGCCACTGGCGGTGCAATACGCGCTGTACCTCGGGCGCCTGGTGCAGGGTGACCTGGGGGTTTCCTATTCCCAGCATCTGCCGGTGACCCGAGTGCTCGCCGAGCAATCCTGGCCGACCCTGGAGCTGACCCTGACGTCGCTCGCGTTGGCCTGGGTGCTGGTGCTGGCGCTGACGGTGTTGACCGCCGGGCGTCGACGCTGGGTGGCCAGCCTGGCCTCGTTGGCCGAAACCCTGGCCGCCGCGTTGCCGCATTTCTGGTTGGGGATTCTGCTGCTGGCGGTGTTTGCGTTCGGCCTGAAGCTGTTCCCGCCGGCGGGCAGTGACGGCTGGCGCACGCTGGTATTGCCGTCGTTCGCCCTGGCGATTCCGCTGGCGGGGTTTATCGCCCAGGTCACCCGTGAATCCCTGGATTTGACCCTCGACCAACCCTTCATCCTGACCGCCCGAACCCGTGGCCTGAGTGACTTCAACGTGCGCTTCAAACACGCACTGCGCCACGCGGTATTGCCGGGCATCTCGCTGTCGGGCTGGGCCATCGGCGCGCTGATCAGTGGCGCGGTGGTGATTGAAGTGATCTTTTCCCGCAAGGGCCTTGGCCGTCAGCTGTACCAGGCGGTGCAGGCACAGGACCTGCCGCTGACCATCGGCATCAGCCTGGTGGTCGCTGCCGGTTATGTGCTCGCCAACATTCTGGTCGACCTGCTGTACCTGTGGGTCGACCCTCGCCAACAGGAGATTCCAGCATGAGCGGCCTGACCCTCGAAGCACCGCTGCCCGCGCTGCGGATTCAGCGCTCCACCCGCACGCTACGGCCCGGCCCGCTGTTGGCGATTACCTTTCTGCTGCTGGTGATTGTCGCGGCGCTGGTGCCGCAGTTGTTCGCCTACAGCGACCCACTGGCCATCGTGCCCCGCGACGCGTTTCATTCGCCGAGCCTGGCCCACTGGTTCGGCACCGATCAGTCGGGGCGGGATATCTTTTCCCGGGTGATCTACGGCACGCGCCAGTCGCTGTTTATCGGGCTTGCTGCAACCGCTATCGCCATGAGCATCGCCATCGTGCTCGGCCTGCTGGGCGGGCTCGGCGGCGCGCGGGTGGACCGTGGCGTGGGTTGGTTGCTGGAAGTGCTGTTTGCGTTCCCGAGCCTGATTCTGGCGCTGCTGTTCGTGGCGATCTTCGGCAGCGGCATTGGCCCGCTGATTGTCGCCACCGGGCTGGGCAGCGCACCGGGTTACGCACGGATGGTTCGCGGCCAGGTGCTGGCGGTGCGCAACGCGGGCTACATCGAAGCCGCCCGGGCCCTCGGGCATCCGCCGCTGCGCATCATCCTGCGCCAGTTGCTGCCGAACGCCATGCGCCCGTTGATCGTGACCCTGACCATGGGCGTGGGCCAGGCGATTGTCTGGGCCTCGGCCCTGAGCTTTCTCGGCCTGGGCGCACGTCCGCCGGCGCCGGAGTGGGGGACCATGTTGTCCATGGGCCGCGACTTTATCGCCAACGCCTGGTGGCTGACGTTCTTCCCCGGCCTGTTCATCGTATTGACCACGCTGTCGACCACGGTCACTGGCCGTTACCTGCAACAACGCCTGGAGGGCCGTCTTTCATGAGCGACCAGAAACGCTTGATCGTTGAAGGGCTGTCCATCGAGTTTGCCGGGCAGTCGGTGGTACGCAATCTGTCTTTCACCCTGGAGCCGGGCAAAACCCTGGCGCTGGTGGGTGAGTCCGGCTCGGGCAAAAGCGTCACCGCCCGCAGCCTGATCGGCCTGGCGGGTGCGGGCGCCAAGGTCACGGCGCGCACCTTGAGTTACGACGGAGTGGATTTGCTCAGCCTGTCGGAGCGCGGCTGGCGCCGTTTGCGCGGCAACGGCATCGGCTTCGTATTGCAGGATGCATTGGTGTCCCTCGACCCGTTGCGGCCGGTGGGCAAGGAAATTCTCGAAGTGCTGGAGACCCATCGTTGGGGCGACCGTCGCAGCCGTGGCGAACGGGTCATCGAGCTGCTGGACCTGGTCGGTGTACCCGAGCCGCAACTGCGTGCCCGCCAGCGCTCCGATCAACTCTCTGGCGGCCTGCGCCAGCGTGCGCTGATTGCCAGCGCACTGGCGTTGAACCCCGGCCTGGTGATTGCCGATGAACCCACCACTGCGCTGGATGCCACGGTGCAGGCGCAGATTCTGCAGGTGTTGCAGCAGATCAAGGCCCGTGGCGATTCGCTGCTGATCATCAGCCATGACCTGGCGGTGGTCGCGCAACTGGCGGATGAGGTACTTGTTTTGCGCCACGGTGAAGTGGTGGAGCAGGGCCCGATGGATCAGGTGCTGCTCAACCCGCGCCACGCCTACACGCGCTCGCTGCTGGATGCGGTGCCCGCCGAGCATGCCCGGGGCACACGCCTGTCGCCGGAGCGCAGCAATGCTGTCGCTCAACCACGGCCGGGCGCGGACTCGCCGGTGTTGCTCAAGGCCTCGGGCCTGGGCAAACGGTATGTCGGCCCCGATCAACAGTCACGCCAGGTGGTGGACGGCGTCAGCTTCGAGCTGCGCGCCGGCCGCACCCTGGGCATCGTCGGTGAGTCCGGCTCCGGCAAAACCACGGTGGCGCGCATCGGCCTCGGGCTGCTGCAACCGGATGCCGGCGAGGTGCGTTTTCTCGATCAACCGTGGGCGGCGGCAGGGCCGGAGCGCGTTGAGGAGAAAACCCGACGTTTGCATCGCCGCGACATCAGCGTGATCTATCAGGACCCGCTGAGTTCATTCGACCCGCGCTGGACGGTCGGGCAGATCCTCAGTGATGCGCTGGACGTCGCAGGCATCGACGCCGAGCAACAGGCCGCCCGAGTGGCGCAGTTGCTCGACCAGGTCCGCCTGGCGCCGCAACTGGCCGAGCGTCGGCCGCTGCAACTGTCGGGCGGGCAGCGCCAGCGCGTGGCGATTGCCCGGGCAATTGCCAGCAACCCCAAAGTGATTATCTGTGACGAGCCGGTGTCGGCGCTGGATGTGTCGGTGCAGGCCCAAGTGTTGGACCTGCTAGCCGATCTGCAAGCCTCGCTGGGCCTGGCCTACCTGTTTATCTCCCACGACCTCGGCGTGATTCGCCACGTCAGCGATGAAGTGTTGGTGATGCGCCACGGCCAGGTGGTGGAAAGTGCGAGTGTCGAAACCTTGTTTGAGTCACCCCAACACGAATACACCCAACGCCTGCTGGGCGCAGTCCCGCGCCTGCCCGGCAGCGGCACGCAGTTGGTGGTGCCGGCGCTGGAACCGGAACACCCCGGCTGGCTGTTTGATGAATCGCGCCTGTGGAAAATCGCCATCTAGACCTGAATCAAGGAAGTGCCATGAGCAAGTTGTCTGCTGTACCCACGCCACCGGTTGTGACGGTGGCCGAACTGAACGCCCGCGCCGACCGCATCCTGCCGCAGATCGCCGCCGGCGCTGCGCAACGCGAGCGCGACCGCCAGCTGCCGTACGAGGCGGTGGCGCAGATCGCCCAGGCGGGGCTGTTTACCGTGCGGATTCCCAAGCGTTTTGGCGGCGCCGGTGGTTCGGTCAAGGATGTGATTGCCTTGCTGATTCGCATCGCCTCGGCCGACTCCAACGTGGCCCAGGCCCTGCGCCCCGGTTTCGGGTTTGTCGAAGGCTTGCTGGCCTCCCGCGCCGAGGGGGCGGAAGAGGAGCGTGAGCGCTGGTTCGAGCGCTATCGGCAAGGCGCCGTGATCGGCAATGCCGGCTGGGAAGTCGGCGGTGCCAACGGTTCGATCAGTGCGCGCATCGTGCGTGACGGCGAGCATTTCCGCGCGTCCGGCAGCAAGTACTACAGCACCGGTTCGTTGTATGCCGATTGGGTCAGCGCGGTGGCCCTGGACGAGAATGACCAGCCCGTATCGTTCATCCTGCCCCGGGACCGCCAGGGCCTGGAGCTGCTGGATGATTTCGACGCCATGGGCCAGCGCCTGACCGCCAGCGGCACCACCCATCTGCATGACGTGCAGGTGTTGGCCAGCGAAGTCCGCACCCGCACGGTCGAGGAGGGCAAGCGCACGATTGTCACGCCGTTCCTGCAGGTGTTCCTCGCGGCGGTGCAAGCTGGTATTGCGCGCAATGCGCTGAATGATGCGGTGACCTTCGCCAAGGACCATGCGCGGCCGATCAAGCACAGCAGCGCCACGCGCTCGGTGGATGACCCGTATGTGGAGCTGAGCGTGGGCGACGTTTCGGCCCGGGCGTTTACCGCCGAAGCGGTGGTGCTGCATGCGGCCGACTCCATCGACCGCGCCTGGGCTGCCGATCTGGACGCGGTGGCCGTCGACCAGGCAGCGGTGGATGTGGCGCAGGCGCAATATATCGCCGCCGAATCGGCACTCAAGGCCGCCGAGCTGGTGTTCGACGTGGGTGGCGCGTCCACCACCGGCCGCGCCCATAACCTGGACCGCCACTGGCGCAACGCGCGCACCGTGGCCAACCACAATCCCCGGCACTGGAAGGCCGCGGCCGTGGGCGCCTGGCAACTCAAGGGCACGCCGCCACCGACCTCGGGGCTGTTTTGAACAAAGCCCTCGACCTTTCACACCCCGTGGGCGAAGTGGGCACCGGGCACGCGCGCCGGGTGCCGATGATCATCGGCTGCGCGCTGTTCATGGAACTGATCGACGCCACGGCGGTGCTCACGGCGCTGCCGCAGATGGCCCAGGATTTCGGCGAGCCGAGCGTGCGCATGAACCTAGTGGTGTCGCTGTACCTGCTGGCGGTGGCGCTGTTTGTGCCGGTCAGTGGCTGGGCGGCCGACCGGTTCGGGCCGCGCCGGGTATTTATCAGCGCGATCGTGCTGTTTACCCTGGCGTCGGTGGCGTGTGCCGGCTCGGGCTCGCTGTTGCAACTGTCCCTGGCGCGGTTGGCCCAGGGCGCTTCGGGGGCGATGATGGTGCCGGTGGGGCAGGTGATACTGCTGCGCTGGTCGGCGCGGGAAAACCTCCTGCGCGCCATGTCTTACCTGACGGTGGCGGCGCTGGTGGGGCCGCTGCTGGGCCCTCCGTTGGGCGGGTTGCTGGTGACGGTGTTGTCGTGGCACTGGATCTTCCTGATCAACGTGCCGATCGGCGTGCTCGGGGTCATGCTGGTGCTGCGCTACATCCCGGACTATTCCGGGGCGCCTGGCCAGCCATTGGACGTTCCCGGCCTGTTGCTCAGCGGTGTGGCACTGGGCGGGCTGGTGTTCGGTTTCGAGGTGCTGGGCCACGGCCTGTTGCCTCGCCAGTGGGCGTTGCTGCTGATTGGCGGCGGTCTGTTGAGTGCCTGGCTGTATGTCCGGCATGCGCGGCGCACGGCCCACCCGTTGATCGATTTCTCATTGTTGAAAATACCGACCTTTGCGGTGAGCTTCTGGGGCGGCAACCTGATGCGTATCGGCAGTGCTTCACAGCCGTTTTTGCTGGTGCTGCTGTTCCAGCTGTGTTTCGGGCTTAACCCGTTGCAGGCCGGGCTGCTGAGCGTTGCCGGCGGCGTGGGGGCGTTCCTGATGAAGATGCTGGCGGTACGGATTGTCAGCCGCTTCGGTTTCCGGCGCACCTTGATCAGCAACGCCGTGCTCACCGGTGCAACCATCCTGGCGTGCAGCCTGTTCGAGGTATCGACGCCTTACTGGATTGTAATACTGGTGTTATTTGGCAGCGGGATCATTCGCTCGCTGCAATTCAGCACCCTGGGGGCGTTGACCTATGCCGACGTGCCACCGGAGCAATCCAGCCGTGCCAGTAGCCTGTCGGCGATGACCATTCAGTTGACGTTGAGTTTGTCGGTGGGCATCGCGGCGGGCCTGCTCGGCTTGATCATGGCCGTGCGCGGGCATGCCACGGTCGAGCAGAGTGATATCGCCTGGATCATAGCGGGTGCCGGATTGCTGTGTGCATTATCGGGGCTGGTTTATCGCAGGCTGTCGCCGCAGGCGGGCTCGGCGATTTATGCAAAACGCGCAGAGGGAATTTGATGATTCGTGCAGCACGTGTCGAGGACGCGGGTGACATCGCCCGGGTGCATATCCGCAGTTGGCAGGAGGCTTACCGTGAGCTGATGCCCGTGGATTACCTGGCTTCGCTGGAGGCTACTCAGCCTCGGCGCGAAGCTGCCTGGCGGCAGTTGATCGAGCAGGGACGCGAAGCGGTGTTTGTGGCAGAGGTCGATGGGCAGGTGGTCGGCTGGATTGCCGTGAGCCCGAGCCGCGATGAGGACGCTGACCCCGGCGAGACAGGTGAAGTGCAGGCGCTGTATGTGCTGGCCGAGCATTGGGGAACCGGGGTGGGGCGGGCGCTGTGGCTCAGAGGCCTGGAGCATCTCGCCAGACAGGGCCTGGAGACGGCGACGTTGTGGGTGCTTGCCGGAAACCGCCGGGCCATACGTTTTTACCAGAACGCCGGCTGGACAGCGCAGGCCGAATCAAGCCGCACCCTCACCCGGGGCGGTTGTGAGTTGGAGGAAATTCGCTACCAATCTCAAAAACAACACTGAACCTGTGCCGAGGGCGCTTGCTGTGGCGAGGGAGCTTGCTCCCGCTGGAGTGCGAAGCGCTCCCAGGATTTTGGGGCCGCTGCGCAGCCCAGCGGGAGCAAGCTCCCTCGCCACAGCAGCTCCCTGCCACAGGTGATTCGGTTGTCTGTTCCATTTGCTGACCATCAGGCACCGACGGTGCCATTTTTTGCCTGAAAGCTGCGCGGCCACAGGCGTCATTCAGGAATGCCATTGGCCATGAGCTCGTCTTTTTCATTGTTTCGCACCTGGAATGTCCAGCACTTGCCGTCGACTCCGGCGGCCTTTGTGCGGCATTTCATCGGTCATTTCAAAGGGTGGTACCTGGCGATTCTGCTGCTGCAGATTGCCGCCGTGGTGTGTTCGATTCTGACGCCCTGGGGGCTGGGGCAGATTACGCGTACCGTCAGCAACGGCCTGGAGGCGGAGCGTGCGTTTGAGGTGTTGCAATGGCCGCTGACGCTGCTGAGTCTGCTCCTGGTGTGCCAGGTACTGTTTACCCGTGCATCCGCAGGCTGCCATATCCATGTCTTGCCGTTGCAGCGGCGCACGGTGACGCATGTGGTATTCGCCTATCTGCAACAGCATTCCCACCGTTTTATCAGCAATGAGTTCGCCGGGGCGCTGGCCCATCGGGTGGCGGAAATTACCCTGGGCGTGAATCAGACCCTGAGCATCTTGTTGTTCGACCTGATCCCGCTGCTGGTGACGCTGAGTCTGGCCACGGCGCTGCTGTGGACCGCGTCACCGCTGTTGGCGTTGTTCATGGCGGGTTGGTCGGTGGCGTTCATCGCTATCTGCTACGTGCTCGCACGCCGCAGTCATCCTCTCGCCCAGCAGTATTCGGCAGCGCGCAGTACCAGCACGGGAAAGGTGGTGGATGCGGTCTCTAACCTGGCCAATATCCGTCTGTTTGCGCGCCACGCGTTCGAGCACAGTTACCTCGGCACCTTCCTGGACAAGGAGGTAGCGGCTGCTTATCGGTCCTTGGGCTACATGGAGAAAATTCGCTGGTTTCAGGCCAGCTGTGGCGTGGTGCTCAAGCTGGGGCTGTTGTTGCTCGCGCTTTACCTGTGGCGCAGTCACCGCATCGATATCGCCGCGTTTGTGATGTCCACCAGCCTTTCGCTATTGATCATCAGCGATGTCGAAAACCTGTCGCGGCGCTTTCTCGAATTTTTCGAAGCCACCGGCAATATCGCCAACGGCGTACGCACCCTGATTCGCCCCCACGAAGTCATCGACCAACCCGGTGCCAAGGCGCTGCAGGTCAAGCGCGGGGATATCGAGTTTCGCGACGTGGGTTTCAGTTACGGCGCCGGCCGGCCGATTTTCGAGCAGCTGAATATCGTCATCCCCGCCGGCCAGAAAGTCGGCCTGGTGGGCGCGTCGGGCTCCGGCAAGTCGACGCTGCTGAGCCTGCTGCTGCGCCTCTACGACGTGCAGCAAGGCCAGGTGCTGGTGGACGGCAAGGACGTGCGTGATGTGACCCAGCATTCGCTGCACCAGCAGATCGGTCTGATTCCCCAGGAGCCCGGTCTGTTCCACCGCAGCATTCGCGAAAACATCCACTACGGCCGCCTGGATGCCTCGATGGACGAAGTCGCCGAGGCGATCCATCGCGCCGGCGCCAGTGAGTTTATCGACAGCATGGAACACGGCTACGAGTCGTTGGTGGGCGAGCGCGGGGTCAAGTTGTCCGGCGGCCAGCGCCAGCGCATTGCGATCGCCCGGGTGTTGCTGAAGAACGCGCCGATCCTGGTGATGGATGAGGCCACCTCCAGCCTGGACTCGATCACCGAGCGTTTCATCCAGGACAAGCTCGACGAAATCATGGAAGACAAGACTGTCTTGGTGGTCGCGCATCGGCTGTCCACCGTGGCCCATCTGGACCGGATCCTGGTGTTCGACAATGGCCGGGTCGTCGAGGACGGCAGCCACGAACAACTGCTGCGCCAGGGCGGCCACTATGCGCGGTTGTGGAGTCGCCAGTTCAGCGATGCGCTGGACGAAGCGGTGCTGTGATCAGGCGGCGTACCGGGTACGCCGCGCA
Proteins encoded:
- a CDS encoding ABC transporter permease, with product MSSPSLANPRRERLARLGKRALWRLAGGVLVLWAVATLTFFALRLMPGDPVQAILGGPSGNPTPETIAEATREYGLDKPLAVQYALYLGRLVQGDLGVSYSQHLPVTRVLAEQSWPTLELTLTSLALAWVLVLALTVLTAGRRRWVASLASLAETLAAALPHFWLGILLLAVFAFGLKLFPPAGSDGWRTLVLPSFALAIPLAGFIAQVTRESLDLTLDQPFILTARTRGLSDFNVRFKHALRHAVLPGISLSGWAIGALISGAVVIEVIFSRKGLGRQLYQAVQAQDLPLTIGISLVVAAGYVLANILVDLLYLWVDPRQQEIPA
- a CDS encoding ABC transporter permease — protein: MSGLTLEAPLPALRIQRSTRTLRPGPLLAITFLLLVIVAALVPQLFAYSDPLAIVPRDAFHSPSLAHWFGTDQSGRDIFSRVIYGTRQSLFIGLAATAIAMSIAIVLGLLGGLGGARVDRGVGWLLEVLFAFPSLILALLFVAIFGSGIGPLIVATGLGSAPGYARMVRGQVLAVRNAGYIEAARALGHPPLRIILRQLLPNAMRPLIVTLTMGVGQAIVWASALSFLGLGARPPAPEWGTMLSMGRDFIANAWWLTFFPGLFIVLTTLSTTVTGRYLQQRLEGRLS
- a CDS encoding dipeptide ABC transporter ATP-binding protein, yielding MSDQKRLIVEGLSIEFAGQSVVRNLSFTLEPGKTLALVGESGSGKSVTARSLIGLAGAGAKVTARTLSYDGVDLLSLSERGWRRLRGNGIGFVLQDALVSLDPLRPVGKEILEVLETHRWGDRRSRGERVIELLDLVGVPEPQLRARQRSDQLSGGLRQRALIASALALNPGLVIADEPTTALDATVQAQILQVLQQIKARGDSLLIISHDLAVVAQLADEVLVLRHGEVVEQGPMDQVLLNPRHAYTRSLLDAVPAEHARGTRLSPERSNAVAQPRPGADSPVLLKASGLGKRYVGPDQQSRQVVDGVSFELRAGRTLGIVGESGSGKTTVARIGLGLLQPDAGEVRFLDQPWAAAGPERVEEKTRRLHRRDISVIYQDPLSSFDPRWTVGQILSDALDVAGIDAEQQAARVAQLLDQVRLAPQLAERRPLQLSGGQRQRVAIARAIASNPKVIICDEPVSALDVSVQAQVLDLLADLQASLGLAYLFISHDLGVIRHVSDEVLVMRHGQVVESASVETLFESPQHEYTQRLLGAVPRLPGSGTQLVVPALEPEHPGWLFDESRLWKIAI
- a CDS encoding acyl-CoA dehydrogenase family protein, yielding MSKLSAVPTPPVVTVAELNARADRILPQIAAGAAQRERDRQLPYEAVAQIAQAGLFTVRIPKRFGGAGGSVKDVIALLIRIASADSNVAQALRPGFGFVEGLLASRAEGAEEERERWFERYRQGAVIGNAGWEVGGANGSISARIVRDGEHFRASGSKYYSTGSLYADWVSAVALDENDQPVSFILPRDRQGLELLDDFDAMGQRLTASGTTHLHDVQVLASEVRTRTVEEGKRTIVTPFLQVFLAAVQAGIARNALNDAVTFAKDHARPIKHSSATRSVDDPYVELSVGDVSARAFTAEAVVLHAADSIDRAWAADLDAVAVDQAAVDVAQAQYIAAESALKAAELVFDVGGASTTGRAHNLDRHWRNARTVANHNPRHWKAAAVGAWQLKGTPPPTSGLF
- a CDS encoding MFS transporter; this encodes MNKALDLSHPVGEVGTGHARRVPMIIGCALFMELIDATAVLTALPQMAQDFGEPSVRMNLVVSLYLLAVALFVPVSGWAADRFGPRRVFISAIVLFTLASVACAGSGSLLQLSLARLAQGASGAMMVPVGQVILLRWSARENLLRAMSYLTVAALVGPLLGPPLGGLLVTVLSWHWIFLINVPIGVLGVMLVLRYIPDYSGAPGQPLDVPGLLLSGVALGGLVFGFEVLGHGLLPRQWALLLIGGGLLSAWLYVRHARRTAHPLIDFSLLKIPTFAVSFWGGNLMRIGSASQPFLLVLLFQLCFGLNPLQAGLLSVAGGVGAFLMKMLAVRIVSRFGFRRTLISNAVLTGATILACSLFEVSTPYWIVILVLFGSGIIRSLQFSTLGALTYADVPPEQSSRASSLSAMTIQLTLSLSVGIAAGLLGLIMAVRGHATVEQSDIAWIIAGAGLLCALSGLVYRRLSPQAGSAIYAKRAEGI
- a CDS encoding GNAT family N-acetyltransferase; the encoded protein is MIRAARVEDAGDIARVHIRSWQEAYRELMPVDYLASLEATQPRREAAWRQLIEQGREAVFVAEVDGQVVGWIAVSPSRDEDADPGETGEVQALYVLAEHWGTGVGRALWLRGLEHLARQGLETATLWVLAGNRRAIRFYQNAGWTAQAESSRTLTRGGCELEEIRYQSQKQH
- a CDS encoding ABC transporter ATP-binding protein — encoded protein: MSSSFSLFRTWNVQHLPSTPAAFVRHFIGHFKGWYLAILLLQIAAVVCSILTPWGLGQITRTVSNGLEAERAFEVLQWPLTLLSLLLVCQVLFTRASAGCHIHVLPLQRRTVTHVVFAYLQQHSHRFISNEFAGALAHRVAEITLGVNQTLSILLFDLIPLLVTLSLATALLWTASPLLALFMAGWSVAFIAICYVLARRSHPLAQQYSAARSTSTGKVVDAVSNLANIRLFARHAFEHSYLGTFLDKEVAAAYRSLGYMEKIRWFQASCGVVLKLGLLLLALYLWRSHRIDIAAFVMSTSLSLLIISDVENLSRRFLEFFEATGNIANGVRTLIRPHEVIDQPGAKALQVKRGDIEFRDVGFSYGAGRPIFEQLNIVIPAGQKVGLVGASGSGKSTLLSLLLRLYDVQQGQVLVDGKDVRDVTQHSLHQQIGLIPQEPGLFHRSIRENIHYGRLDASMDEVAEAIHRAGASEFIDSMEHGYESLVGERGVKLSGGQRQRIAIARVLLKNAPILVMDEATSSLDSITERFIQDKLDEIMEDKTVLVVAHRLSTVAHLDRILVFDNGRVVEDGSHEQLLRQGGHYARLWSRQFSDALDEAVL